A single genomic interval of Deltaproteobacteria bacterium harbors:
- a CDS encoding enoyl-CoA hydratase/isomerase family protein, with amino-acid sequence MSLASAAQDPGRVRLRSEPEGIAWVEMIDPDGPNALSPPFVSALLAALEAASLGKVIVLSGLPEVFCSGASPALLGALVRGEIAPTELGLTRVLLDLPVPVIAACEGAAIGGGFALALACDLLVLAEESRYGLNFMSLGFTPGMGTTRLAEHVLGPAIAHELLYTGEFRRGSELRGGVNAVVPRTEVPAKALDLALRIAAQPREAIVLLKRTLTLPRRRALQEALTLESFMHGITLPPLAGRMG; translated from the coding sequence ATGAGCCTCGCGTCTGCTGCCCAGGACCCTGGTCGAGTTCGCCTCCGCAGCGAGCCGGAGGGCATTGCCTGGGTCGAGATGATCGATCCGGACGGGCCGAACGCGCTCTCGCCTCCTTTCGTCTCCGCCCTTCTCGCGGCCCTCGAGGCGGCCTCCCTCGGGAAGGTCATCGTCCTCTCCGGTCTGCCCGAGGTCTTTTGCTCGGGAGCATCTCCAGCGCTCCTTGGCGCGCTCGTCCGCGGTGAGATCGCGCCGACCGAGCTCGGACTGACGCGCGTGCTCCTCGACCTGCCGGTCCCCGTGATCGCGGCGTGCGAGGGCGCCGCCATCGGAGGGGGCTTCGCCCTGGCGCTGGCGTGCGATCTCCTGGTCCTTGCGGAGGAGAGCCGCTACGGGCTCAACTTCATGTCGCTCGGCTTCACGCCGGGTATGGGCACGACGCGTCTTGCGGAGCACGTGCTCGGCCCAGCCATCGCCCACGAACTGCTCTACACCGGAGAGTTCCGTCGGGGGAGCGAGCTCCGCGGAGGCGTCAATGCCGTCGTGCCGAGGACCGAGGTCCCGGCGAAGGCGCTCGACTTGGCGTTGCGCATCGCGGCCCAGCCCCGCGAGGCCATCGTGTTGCTCAAGCGTACGCTCACGCTTCCCCGACGCCGCGCGCTGCAAGAGGCGCTGACCCTCGAGTCGTTCATGCACGGCATCACGCTACCCCCGCTGGCAGGGAGGATGGGATGA
- a CDS encoding enoyl-CoA hydratase/isomerase family protein: protein MRLVEVQVPATLSVGSTVTLREAIASDEALLLRGEGSVFCRGLDPGPSAAADLEPLARMLLDLRGRPSPTVAFVEGETLGGGVGLAAACDLVLAHPDARFGLPELVFGLTPAIVWPFLRERVLPQPLRRLALTGESIGASEAARLGLVDVVASSCDPTALRRTLSRTDASARSHLKSLPATMEAEILAGCRLTAALRASPAAEERRARFEAGETPWVLT, encoded by the coding sequence ATGCGGCTCGTCGAGGTCCAGGTTCCCGCAACGCTGAGCGTCGGGTCGACCGTGACGCTGCGCGAGGCGATCGCCTCGGACGAGGCCCTGCTGCTTCGGGGAGAGGGGTCCGTCTTCTGCCGAGGCCTAGACCCGGGCCCGAGCGCCGCCGCGGACCTCGAGCCACTCGCCCGGATGCTCCTCGACTTGCGGGGACGCCCGTCGCCGACGGTGGCCTTCGTCGAGGGCGAGACCCTCGGAGGAGGGGTCGGTCTGGCCGCCGCCTGCGACCTCGTTCTCGCCCATCCCGACGCCCGGTTCGGTCTGCCTGAGCTGGTCTTTGGCCTCACGCCCGCCATCGTTTGGCCTTTCCTGCGAGAACGCGTGCTCCCGCAACCGCTCCGCCGGCTGGCGCTGACCGGCGAGTCGATCGGCGCGAGCGAGGCCGCCCGCCTCGGCCTGGTGGACGTGGTCGCCAGCTCCTGCGACCCGACCGCGCTCCGACGGACGCTCTCGCGCACCGACGCGTCGGCTCGAAGCCACCTGAAGAGCCTCCCGGCGACGATGGAGGCCGAGATCCTCGCGGGCTGTCGGCTCACGGCGGCGCTACGCGCCTCACCCGCGGCAGAGGAGCGACGCGCGCGCTTCGAGGCGGGCGAGACCCCGTGGGTGCTGACATGA